The Deinobacterium chartae genome includes a window with the following:
- a CDS encoding aldehyde dehydrogenase family protein, with product MQPTVRTHPVLIGGRWRPSLAPPGDLHAFDPARGTPLEERYPISGWPDLEAALSAAQAAAERLGQLPAEARAEFLEGYALRLEANRERLVATAAQETGLPLEPRLNSNELPRTVDQLRQAARAVRERTWTQPVLDTARNLRALRGPLGGAVLVFGPNNFPLAFNAVSGSDFAGAVAAGNPVIAKGHPLHPATTRALAELALEALLGSGLPAATLQLVYHFPPELTPALVAHPAVACVSFTGSRAAGLAIKAAADRAHKPFYAELSSVNPVFVLPGALEERSERIADEFLASCTTGSGQLCTNPGLVILPSGPVGERFAALARERFERQAPGVLLSAAGLRSLEAAVQGLIAAGATLLTGGTRRQPGWRYSNTLLRVNARAFLEAPEAFQTEAFGPVSLLVFADPQRMPEVARALEGNLTGTIYAHSGERDDALHAALSALLRPKVGRLANDHMPTSARVSAAMQHGGPFPATTHPGFTAVGIPASITRFTALQCYDNWRDSRLPPELQDANPLGIWRWVEGVWTREGVNGRAQSRSK from the coding sequence ATGCAGCCCACGGTTCGCACGCACCCGGTCCTGATCGGCGGCCGATGGCGGCCGTCACTCGCTCCGCCCGGGGACCTGCACGCCTTTGACCCCGCGCGCGGCACCCCGCTCGAGGAGCGCTACCCCATCTCCGGCTGGCCCGACCTCGAAGCGGCCCTGAGCGCGGCGCAGGCGGCCGCCGAACGCTTAGGCCAGCTTCCCGCCGAGGCGCGCGCGGAGTTCCTCGAGGGGTACGCCTTGCGCCTCGAGGCGAACCGAGAGCGGCTGGTGGCCACCGCTGCCCAAGAGACCGGGCTGCCCCTCGAGCCGCGCCTGAACTCGAACGAACTGCCGCGCACCGTGGATCAGCTGCGGCAGGCCGCGCGCGCGGTGCGCGAGCGCACCTGGACGCAGCCGGTGCTGGACACCGCCCGCAACCTGCGCGCGCTGCGCGGCCCGCTGGGCGGCGCGGTGCTGGTGTTCGGGCCGAACAACTTCCCGCTGGCTTTCAATGCGGTGTCGGGCAGCGATTTTGCCGGGGCGGTCGCGGCGGGGAACCCGGTGATCGCCAAGGGGCACCCGCTGCACCCGGCAACCACCCGGGCGCTGGCCGAACTGGCCCTCGAAGCGTTGCTAGGGAGCGGTCTGCCCGCGGCCACCTTGCAGCTCGTCTACCACTTTCCGCCCGAGCTGACCCCGGCCCTGGTGGCGCATCCGGCGGTCGCGTGCGTATCCTTCACCGGCTCGCGGGCCGCGGGGCTGGCGATCAAGGCGGCTGCGGACCGCGCCCACAAGCCGTTTTACGCCGAGCTGTCCTCGGTGAACCCGGTCTTCGTGCTGCCCGGCGCCCTCGAGGAGCGGTCCGAGCGCATCGCCGACGAGTTTTTGGCCTCGTGCACCACCGGAAGCGGGCAGCTGTGCACCAATCCCGGGCTGGTGATCTTGCCCTCGGGGCCTGTGGGCGAACGCTTCGCGGCCCTGGCGCGCGAGCGCTTCGAGCGGCAGGCCCCGGGCGTGCTGCTGAGCGCAGCGGGCCTGCGTAGCCTCGAGGCGGCGGTGCAGGGCCTGATCGCGGCCGGAGCCACCCTATTGACCGGGGGCACGCGGCGCCAGCCCGGCTGGCGCTATTCCAACACCCTGCTGCGCGTGAATGCCCGGGCGTTCCTCGAGGCTCCCGAGGCGTTCCAGACCGAGGCGTTCGGTCCGGTCAGCCTGCTCGTGTTCGCAGACCCCCAGCGGATGCCCGAGGTGGCCAGGGCGCTCGAGGGCAACCTGACCGGCACGATCTACGCGCACTCGGGCGAGCGGGATGACGCGCTGCACGCCGCGCTCAGCGCGCTGCTGCGCCCGAAGGTGGGGCGGCTGGCAAACGATCACATGCCCACCAGCGCCCGGGTGAGTGCGGCCATGCAGCACGGCGGGCCGTTTCCGGCCACCACCCACCCGGGCTTTACGGCGGTGGGTATTCCGGCGTCCATCACGCGCTTCACGGCGCTGCAGTGCTACGACAACTGGCGGGACTCGAGGTTGCCGCCCGAGCTGCAAGACGCCAACCCACTGGGAATCTGGCGCTGGGTGGAGGGCGTGTGGACCCGGGAGGGGGTGAACGGCCGAGCTCAGTCGCGCTCGAAGTAA
- a CDS encoding restriction endonuclease: MPLPDFQAFLLPVLQYAADGQEKNLREMYDDVAAALQLTDEDRRQLLPSRKQLTYHNRAGWAKTYLLKAGLVENAGRGRYRITETGRQVLAQRPERLTRRDLMRYGDFVAFVGAVPPDSGPPETIPAEEATPDDTLERLHQTLRDQLAQDLLEAVRSAAPAFFEQLVVDLLVAMGYGGTVRDAGRAIGRSGDGGIDGIIKQDRLGLENIYVQAKRWSGNVGSPEVRNFAGSLQYHKATRGVLITTSDFSQGARETARHLGGTLLVSGEELAQLMIDHGVGVTTAVVYEVKRLDRDYFERD; encoded by the coding sequence ATGCCGCTTCCTGACTTTCAAGCGTTTCTTCTGCCCGTGTTGCAGTACGCCGCCGACGGCCAAGAAAAAAACCTTCGCGAGATGTACGACGACGTAGCGGCGGCACTGCAGCTGACCGACGAAGACCGCCGGCAACTCCTGCCCAGCCGCAAACAGCTCACCTACCACAACCGGGCAGGCTGGGCCAAAACCTACCTGCTCAAAGCGGGACTGGTGGAAAACGCCGGACGCGGACGCTACCGCATCACCGAAACCGGACGTCAGGTACTCGCGCAGCGTCCCGAGCGCCTCACGCGCCGCGACCTGATGCGCTACGGGGACTTCGTGGCGTTTGTCGGCGCGGTCCCGCCGGACAGCGGACCACCCGAAACGATCCCCGCCGAAGAGGCCACGCCGGACGACACCCTCGAGCGGCTGCACCAGACCCTGCGCGACCAACTGGCCCAGGACCTGCTCGAGGCGGTGCGCTCGGCCGCCCCCGCCTTTTTCGAGCAGCTGGTGGTGGACCTGCTGGTGGCCATGGGATACGGCGGTACGGTGCGTGACGCCGGGCGTGCCATCGGGCGCAGCGGCGACGGCGGCATCGACGGCATCATCAAACAAGACCGCCTGGGCCTCGAGAACATCTACGTGCAGGCCAAGCGCTGGAGCGGCAACGTGGGCAGTCCCGAGGTGCGCAACTTCGCGGGCAGCTTGCAGTACCACAAGGCCACCCGCGGTGTCTTGATCACCACCTCGGACTTCAGCCAGGGGGCGCGGGAGACCGCACGCCACCTGGGCGGCACCTTGCTGGTCAGCGGCGAAGAACTGGCACAGCTGATGATCGATCACGGTGTGGGGGTGACCACCGCCGTGGTGTACGAGGTCAAACGCCTCGACCGGGATTACTTCGAGCGCGACTGA
- a CDS encoding ABC transporter substrate-binding protein: protein MNRVGIVVGLALLAASSAQAQNVKLRFSTWAGGDGLALLQQLAKEYNQKNPNVQVVVEVTPFADYARKVAVQIASNDAPDVGWLAERDVPAFLASKAVLDLKATVNARDFNLADFPASTLALWKQGQGVYGVPFSNSPQVLFYNKDLFQRAGVPDPMQQYAKGTWDYAAFQAAAKAIKDKTGAFGARIMRLDPKAWNSGTLAVLWSNGGGAYDKNLKCSLNSAGSVRGLQLMHDMMFKDGSMPRPGDQTTFETGRIGMYADNVSYSAQMRGASFKWGIAPMPKGPGGRITQLGQAGYVVFAKTAHPKEASDFLKFLASPEVMARTAKFFPPPRKSVLNSREYLASNPAIPASSIKTALVSQLGSARVFITGTNFLRENDVITSGFDRLFQPNANVKNVVDGICRQIDSL, encoded by the coding sequence ATGAACCGAGTCGGTATCGTCGTCGGCCTGGCCTTGCTCGCTGCCTCGAGCGCCCAGGCCCAGAATGTGAAGCTGCGTTTTTCGACGTGGGCGGGCGGAGACGGCCTGGCCCTGCTACAGCAACTCGCCAAGGAGTACAACCAGAAAAACCCGAACGTGCAGGTGGTCGTAGAGGTCACGCCGTTCGCCGACTACGCCCGCAAGGTGGCCGTGCAGATCGCCTCGAACGACGCGCCCGACGTGGGCTGGCTGGCCGAACGCGACGTTCCTGCCTTTCTCGCCAGCAAGGCCGTCCTTGACCTGAAGGCCACCGTGAACGCCCGCGACTTCAACCTCGCGGACTTCCCGGCCTCGACCCTGGCGCTGTGGAAGCAGGGGCAGGGCGTGTACGGCGTGCCGTTCTCCAACTCGCCGCAGGTGCTGTTTTACAACAAGGACCTGTTCCAGCGCGCCGGAGTTCCGGACCCCATGCAGCAGTACGCCAAGGGAACTTGGGACTACGCGGCTTTCCAGGCGGCCGCCAAGGCCATCAAGGACAAGACCGGCGCGTTCGGCGCGCGCATCATGCGCCTGGACCCCAAGGCCTGGAACAGCGGCACGCTCGCCGTGCTGTGGTCCAACGGCGGCGGCGCCTACGACAAGAACCTCAAGTGCAGCCTGAACTCGGCGGGCAGCGTGCGCGGCCTGCAGCTGATGCACGACATGATGTTCAAGGACGGCTCGATGCCGCGCCCCGGCGACCAGACCACCTTCGAGACCGGCCGCATCGGCATGTACGCCGACAACGTCTCGTACAGCGCGCAGATGCGCGGCGCCAGCTTCAAGTGGGGCATCGCCCCGATGCCCAAGGGCCCCGGCGGTCGCATCACCCAGCTCGGCCAGGCCGGCTACGTGGTCTTCGCCAAGACCGCGCACCCCAAGGAAGCCAGCGACTTCTTGAAGTTCCTGGCCTCGCCCGAGGTGATGGCCCGCACCGCCAAGTTCTTCCCGCCGCCGCGCAAGAGTGTCCTCAACAGCCGCGAGTACCTGGCGAGCAACCCGGCCATCCCGGCCAGCAGCATCAAGACCGCGCTGGTGAGCCAGCTGGGCAGCGCGCGGGTCTTTATCACCGGCACCAACTTCTTGCGTGAAAACGACGTGATCACCAGCGGCTTCGACCGCCTGTTCCAGCCGAACGCGAACGTCAAGAACGTAGTAGACGGCATATGCAGGCAGATCGACAGCCTCTGA
- a CDS encoding carbohydrate ABC transporter permease has protein sequence MQRQEAWLGWAFVLPYALGMLVLIILPLLAVVGLSFSQWSLLDAPRWVGLQNYVRLANDPEFVQSSWVTVLFTVGILIVNISCALGLASLLNSRLRGIGMFRTIIFSPVVMPIVAWALIWKFLLQPQGPINVGLHGVGLPGANLLFDPATALWTVVVIEVLKAVGLNTVIFLSALQGVPKEIHEAARLDGAGPWTAFWRITLPMISPTFFLVFIITLIGALKVFTPVYVLTGGGPAGATTTLIVYMFKQGFQFFEFGYASAVATVLFVVVLILTTLQWNLRRRLVFYED, from the coding sequence ATGCAGCGACAGGAGGCCTGGCTGGGCTGGGCCTTCGTGCTGCCCTACGCACTGGGCATGCTGGTTCTGATCATCCTGCCGCTGCTGGCGGTGGTGGGCCTGTCGTTCAGCCAGTGGTCACTGCTCGACGCGCCGCGCTGGGTGGGCCTGCAGAACTACGTCCGACTGGCGAACGACCCCGAGTTCGTCCAGAGCTCCTGGGTCACCGTGCTGTTCACGGTCGGGATCTTGATCGTGAACATCTCCTGCGCGCTGGGTCTGGCCAGCCTGCTCAACTCCAGGCTGCGCGGCATCGGCATGTTCCGCACCATCATCTTCTCGCCGGTGGTGATGCCGATCGTGGCCTGGGCGCTGATCTGGAAATTTCTGCTGCAGCCGCAGGGCCCGATCAACGTGGGCCTGCACGGCGTGGGCCTGCCGGGCGCCAACTTGCTGTTTGACCCGGCAACCGCGCTGTGGACCGTGGTGGTCATCGAGGTCCTCAAGGCCGTGGGCCTCAACACCGTGATCTTCCTGAGCGCCCTGCAGGGCGTACCCAAGGAAATCCACGAGGCCGCGCGCCTCGACGGCGCCGGTCCGTGGACCGCCTTCTGGCGCATCACCCTGCCGATGATCTCCCCCACCTTCTTCCTGGTCTTTATCATCACCCTGATCGGAGCCCTGAAGGTGTTCACGCCGGTCTACGTGCTCACCGGCGGCGGTCCGGCCGGAGCGACCACGACCCTGATCGTGTACATGTTCAAGCAGGGCTTCCAGTTCTTCGAATTCGGGTACGCGAGCGCGGTGGCCACCGTGCTGTTCGTGGTGGTGCTGATCCTGACCACGCTGCAGTGGAACCTGCGCCGCAGGCTGGTGTTTTATGAGGACTGA
- a CDS encoding carbohydrate ABC transporter permease — protein MRTETTALQRPARRSNPYHLFLYAVLVLVSLPFLLPILWMFLSSLKPAAAIFGSPFALGPDAGLSNFVQVFRDYPFARQYGNSLYILFIVVPVTTLLAAIAGYAFARLRFPGRDFVFVLTLAAMMIPSELTAVPQFTLFRTLGSTNSHLPVILLQIFSATGALAVFLMRQHFITLPKELEEAGRVDGLDHLGVFWHIMLPLSRPALATVAIFAVLNSWNDYFNPLIYLSDERLLTLPLALQRFTDPLGGVYWNLTLAAGVLVALPVLLAFLLAQRQFIESLAASGTKG, from the coding sequence ATGAGGACTGAAACGACCGCGCTCCAGCGCCCCGCGCGCAGGAGCAACCCCTATCACCTGTTCCTGTACGCCGTGCTCGTACTCGTCAGCCTGCCGTTCCTGCTGCCGATCCTGTGGATGTTCCTGTCCAGCCTCAAGCCTGCCGCCGCCATTTTCGGCAGCCCCTTTGCCCTGGGACCCGACGCGGGACTGAGCAACTTCGTGCAGGTCTTCCGCGACTACCCCTTCGCGCGGCAGTACGGCAACAGCTTGTACATCCTCTTCATCGTCGTACCGGTCACCACCCTGCTGGCGGCCATCGCCGGCTACGCCTTCGCACGGCTGCGCTTTCCCGGACGCGACTTCGTGTTCGTGCTGACCCTGGCCGCCATGATGATTCCCAGCGAACTCACCGCCGTACCGCAGTTCACGCTGTTCCGCACGCTGGGCAGCACCAACTCGCACCTGCCGGTGATCTTGCTGCAGATCTTCTCGGCCACCGGGGCCCTGGCGGTCTTCTTGATGCGCCAGCACTTCATCACCCTGCCCAAGGAACTCGAGGAGGCCGGGCGGGTTGACGGGCTCGATCACCTGGGGGTGTTCTGGCACATCATGCTGCCGCTCTCGAGGCCGGCCCTGGCCACGGTCGCGATCTTCGCGGTCCTGAACTCCTGGAACGACTACTTCAACCCCCTGATCTACCTCTCCGACGAGCGGCTGCTCACCCTGCCGCTGGCCCTGCAACGCTTCACCGACCCGCTGGGCGGCGTGTACTGGAACCTCACGCTGGCCGCCGGCGTCTTGGTCGCCCTGCCCGTGCTGCTCGCCTTCCTGCTGGCCCAGCGCCAGTTCATCGAGAGTCTCGCCGCCAGCGGCACGAAAGGATAA
- a CDS encoding FAD-dependent oxidoreductase → MHLKDLTTDILIIGGGLGGVAAALSALRLGKRVILTEETDWIGGQLTAQAVPPDEGVWIEQVGCTATYRAFRENVRAYYRTYYPLRPESRAEKELNPGAGTVSRLCHEPRVALAVLEGMLAPWRASRQLELRLHERPVAVETDGDRVRSVTVENVLSGERTVLSAPYVLDATESGELLELGGIEHVLGAEGQGETGEPHALPEADPLNQQAISWCFAMDYLEGEDFTISKPAAYDFWREYQAPFWPGKHLSWTLCHPITHKAVFRDLFGNPDETPHGGDLWHFRRIFARRHYPDGAYPSDITLVNWPQIDYWLGPVLGVSEQERQKHLEGARDLSLSLLYWMQTEAPRHDGKGAGYPGLRLRGDVTGTDHGLAKSIYYREGRRIRAEFTVLEQHVGVDAREGLLGAEVFPDTVGIGQYRIDLHPSTGGRNYVDIASWPFQIPLGALIPVRSENLLPAAKNLGVTHITNGCYRLHPVEWNVGEAAGALAAYALDRGLTPRQVRNTPQHLEDFQRLLEGTLGFELRWPEEQRLTPSPGF, encoded by the coding sequence ATGCACTTGAAGGACCTCACCACCGACATCCTGATCATCGGCGGAGGTTTGGGCGGCGTTGCCGCCGCCCTCTCCGCGCTGCGCCTGGGCAAACGGGTGATTTTGACCGAGGAAACCGACTGGATCGGCGGTCAGCTGACCGCCCAGGCGGTTCCGCCCGACGAGGGCGTGTGGATCGAGCAGGTGGGCTGCACCGCCACTTACCGCGCCTTCCGCGAGAACGTGCGCGCCTACTACCGCACCTACTATCCGCTGCGCCCCGAATCGCGCGCCGAAAAAGAACTCAACCCCGGTGCGGGCACGGTCAGCCGACTGTGCCACGAGCCGCGCGTCGCCCTGGCGGTCCTCGAGGGCATGCTGGCCCCCTGGCGTGCCAGCCGCCAGCTCGAGCTGCGCCTGCACGAGCGTCCGGTGGCGGTCGAGACCGACGGCGACCGCGTGCGTTCGGTGACGGTAGAAAACGTGCTCAGCGGAGAGCGCACGGTGCTGAGTGCCCCGTACGTGCTCGACGCCACCGAGAGCGGCGAGTTGCTCGAGCTGGGCGGTATCGAGCACGTGCTGGGTGCCGAGGGCCAGGGCGAAACCGGCGAGCCGCACGCGCTGCCCGAGGCCGATCCGCTCAACCAGCAGGCCATCTCGTGGTGCTTTGCCATGGATTACCTCGAGGGCGAGGACTTCACCATCAGCAAGCCCGCCGCGTACGACTTCTGGCGCGAGTACCAGGCTCCGTTCTGGCCGGGCAAGCACCTGAGCTGGACGCTGTGCCACCCCATCACCCACAAGGCGGTGTTCCGCGACCTGTTCGGCAACCCGGACGAAACCCCGCACGGCGGCGACCTGTGGCACTTCCGGCGCATCTTCGCGCGCCGCCACTATCCCGACGGGGCCTACCCGAGCGACATCACCCTGGTGAACTGGCCGCAGATCGACTACTGGCTGGGCCCGGTGCTGGGCGTCAGCGAGCAAGAACGGCAAAAACACCTCGAGGGAGCGCGTGACCTGAGCCTGTCGCTGCTGTACTGGATGCAGACCGAAGCCCCGCGCCACGACGGCAAGGGAGCAGGCTACCCGGGCCTGCGGCTGCGCGGCGACGTGACCGGCACCGACCACGGGTTGGCCAAGAGCATCTATTACCGCGAGGGCCGCCGCATCCGCGCCGAGTTCACGGTGCTCGAGCAGCACGTGGGCGTGGACGCCCGCGAGGGTCTGCTGGGCGCTGAAGTTTTCCCGGACACGGTGGGCATCGGTCAGTACCGCATCGACTTGCACCCCTCGACCGGCGGGCGCAACTACGTGGACATCGCCTCGTGGCCGTTTCAGATCCCGCTGGGTGCTCTGATCCCGGTGCGCAGCGAGAACCTGCTGCCCGCCGCCAAGAACTTGGGAGTGACCCACATCACCAACGGCTGCTACCGCCTGCACCCGGTGGAGTGGAACGTGGGCGAGGCCGCCGGGGCGCTGGCCGCTTACGCGCTTGACCGTGGCCTGACCCCGCGCCAGGTGCGCAACACCCCGCAGCACCTCGAGGACTTCCAGCGGCTGCTCGAGGGAACTTTGGGCTTCGAGCTGCGCTGGCCCGAGGAACAGCGCCTGACCCCCTCGCCGGGCTTCTAG
- a CDS encoding LacI family DNA-binding transcriptional regulator, producing MVLKRPTQKEVAQRAGVSQAVVSQVLNDRPSVIRVTRETRERVLAAMRDLGYVPNAAAQRLAGGRNRLLGVFTYEPVFPTSTRDFYYPFLEGIEEAAAALDHDLLLHTRPAGPDGERRIYHNGGNRLRLADGTLLLGFLDDARREELGRLLDEGHPVVFIGRRDLPGHPLPFVGADYAGATAQAARALLAQGPRRVLYVGAPHQHESSVDRERGYLEVIRAHGLEERVIRPEDLGGETVRELLAQGWRSLLLENDRLARRWIDLAHALGCEAPRDYTFAVLGDPLDGPELPQEWAYFHIPRREMGRRAVAMLVDLLSGKQPESVVLPCTWRPGPSIGQAAERSG from the coding sequence ATGGTCCTCAAACGCCCCACCCAAAAAGAGGTCGCACAGCGCGCAGGCGTGTCGCAGGCGGTGGTGTCGCAGGTGCTCAACGACCGCCCCAGCGTCATCCGGGTCACGCGCGAAACCCGCGAGCGGGTGCTGGCCGCCATGCGCGACCTGGGTTACGTGCCCAACGCCGCCGCGCAGCGGCTGGCGGGCGGCCGCAACCGGCTGCTGGGGGTGTTCACCTACGAGCCGGTCTTTCCCACCAGCACCCGCGATTTTTACTACCCGTTCCTCGAGGGCATCGAGGAGGCCGCGGCCGCCTTGGATCACGACCTGCTGCTGCACACCCGTCCGGCCGGACCGGACGGGGAGCGGCGCATCTACCACAACGGCGGCAACCGCCTGCGGCTGGCCGACGGCACGCTGCTGCTGGGCTTCTTGGACGACGCGCGCCGCGAGGAACTGGGGCGATTGCTGGACGAGGGACATCCGGTGGTGTTCATCGGACGGCGCGACCTGCCCGGACACCCCCTGCCCTTCGTGGGAGCCGACTACGCCGGCGCGACCGCGCAGGCCGCGCGGGCCCTGCTGGCCCAGGGTCCGCGCCGGGTGCTGTACGTGGGCGCTCCGCACCAGCACGAATCTTCGGTGGACCGCGAGCGCGGCTACCTCGAGGTCATCCGCGCGCACGGCCTCGAGGAACGGGTGATCCGGCCAGAGGACCTGGGCGGGGAAACGGTGCGGGAGTTGCTGGCCCAGGGCTGGCGCAGCCTGCTGCTCGAGAACGACCGTCTGGCACGGCGCTGGATTGATCTGGCCCACGCGCTGGGCTGCGAGGCACCGCGCGATTACACGTTTGCGGTGCTGGGCGACCCGCTCGACGGCCCCGAACTCCCCCAGGAGTGGGCGTACTTTCACATTCCACGGCGCGAGATGGGACGGCGGGCGGTGGCGATGCTGGTGGACCTGCTGAGCGGCAAGCAGCCCGAAAGCGTGGTGCTGCCGTGCACCTGGCGTCCCGGACCCAGCATCGGACAGGCCGCCGAACGCTCCGGGTAG
- a CDS encoding AAA family ATPase, translated as MTAPAGTALALQALTQLESVILGKRTQLRLALTCLLARGHLLIEDLPGVGKTTLAHALSRTLGLEFQRVQFTSDLLPSDLIGVSVFERESGRFRFHPGPVFTQVLLADEINRATPKAQSALLEAMEEGQVSVDGETHPLPEPFFVIATQNPSEQLGTFGLPESQLDRFLITLTLGYPDPAAERELLMGVSRHELARTLPAVLDPATLQRAQAEVSRVHVSAALVEYVQVLLRATREGGSFQAGLSPRAALGLISAARAWAWLGGRNMVLPEDVQAVFPAVATHRLLLRATGRPGPDTVRALLESVPIP; from the coding sequence GTGACCGCCCCGGCTGGTACCGCGCTCGCCCTGCAGGCCCTCACCCAGCTCGAGAGCGTGATCCTGGGCAAACGCACCCAACTGCGGCTGGCGCTGACCTGCCTGCTGGCGCGCGGCCACCTCCTGATCGAGGACCTGCCGGGCGTGGGCAAAACCACGCTGGCGCACGCCCTGTCGCGCACGCTGGGCCTCGAGTTCCAGCGGGTGCAGTTCACCTCGGACCTGTTGCCCTCGGACCTGATCGGCGTGTCGGTGTTCGAGCGCGAGTCGGGCCGCTTCCGCTTTCATCCCGGGCCGGTCTTTACCCAGGTGCTGCTGGCCGACGAGATCAACCGCGCCACCCCCAAGGCGCAGTCCGCCCTGCTCGAGGCCATGGAAGAGGGCCAAGTCAGCGTGGACGGCGAAACGCACCCGCTGCCCGAACCGTTTTTCGTGATCGCCACCCAGAACCCCTCCGAGCAGCTTGGAACCTTCGGGCTGCCCGAGTCGCAGCTCGACCGCTTCCTGATCACCCTGACGCTGGGCTACCCTGACCCGGCCGCCGAACGCGAGCTGCTGATGGGCGTCAGCCGCCACGAACTGGCGCGCACGCTGCCCGCCGTGCTGGACCCCGCGACCCTTCAGCGCGCCCAGGCTGAGGTTTCCCGCGTTCACGTCTCGGCGGCGCTGGTGGAGTACGTGCAGGTTCTGCTGCGCGCCACCCGCGAGGGCGGCAGCTTTCAAGCGGGCTTAAGCCCGCGCGCCGCGCTGGGCCTGATCTCGGCTGCCCGCGCCTGGGCGTGGCTGGGCGGACGCAACATGGTGCTGCCCGAAGACGTGCAGGCCGTGTTCCCGGCGGTCGCCACCCACCGCCTGCTGCTGCGCGCCACCGGCCGTCCCGGACCGGACACCGTGCGCGCCCTGCTGGAGTCCGTCCCGATTCCATGA
- a CDS encoding DUF58 domain-containing protein, producing MTATPHVPARVHLRSRLPRPTRFGWGFALTTVLMLIGCINYMLSLGYFLTFLLMALWLTSAVHAARSLRGLRASATTTAEVFAGGEAHLTLTLENNTALERPHLRLSLPGALSAPTLELPARGSVRSEISLRAPRRGRLRPGTLRLEGGDPLGLFRARGHVPLELEITVFPAPEEPAPAWPTRAPQASAGGTLRVSGSDEYQGLRDYQPGDSPRSVAWRLAARSEGPLLTKVFDAPASDTLRFEYAALTGLDLEARLSRLTAWVLHAERLGARYTLVLPGHALEEGGGEAHARRCLTALALFEERRP from the coding sequence ATGACCGCCACGCCGCACGTCCCGGCCCGGGTACACCTGCGCAGCCGACTGCCGCGCCCCACCCGCTTTGGCTGGGGATTTGCCCTCACCACCGTGCTGATGCTGATCGGCTGCATCAACTACATGCTCAGCCTCGGCTACTTCCTCACCTTCTTGCTGATGGCCCTGTGGCTGACCTCGGCCGTGCACGCGGCCCGGTCGCTGCGCGGTCTGCGTGCCAGCGCCACGACCACCGCCGAAGTTTTCGCAGGCGGCGAAGCGCACCTCACCCTGACCCTCGAGAACAACACCGCCCTCGAGCGCCCGCACCTGCGGCTCTCGCTGCCCGGCGCCCTGAGCGCGCCCACCCTCGAGCTGCCCGCGCGCGGCAGCGTGCGCAGCGAGATCAGCCTGCGTGCGCCCCGGCGCGGGCGCCTGCGGCCCGGCACGCTGCGTCTCGAGGGCGGGGACCCGCTCGGTCTGTTCCGTGCGCGCGGCCATGTTCCGCTCGAGCTGGAGATCACGGTGTTTCCCGCGCCCGAAGAGCCCGCTCCGGCGTGGCCGACCCGCGCGCCGCAGGCCAGCGCGGGCGGCACGCTGCGGGTCTCGGGCAGCGACGAGTACCAGGGGCTGCGTGACTACCAGCCCGGAGACTCACCGCGCAGCGTCGCGTGGCGGCTGGCTGCGCGCTCGGAGGGCCCGTTGCTGACCAAGGTGTTCGACGCGCCCGCCAGCGACACGCTGCGCTTCGAGTACGCGGCCCTGACCGGGCTCGACCTCGAGGCCCGCCTGTCGCGGCTGACAGCCTGGGTGCTGCACGCCGAACGCCTGGGGGCGCGCTACACCCTGGTCCTGCCCGGCCACGCCCTCGAGGAGGGCGGCGGGGAGGCCCACGCCCGCCGCTGCCTGACCGCGCTGGCGCTGTTCGAGGAGCGCCGCCCATGA